The proteins below come from a single Harpia harpyja isolate bHarHar1 chromosome 2, bHarHar1 primary haplotype, whole genome shotgun sequence genomic window:
- the EIF2AK3 gene encoding eukaryotic translation initiation factor 2-alpha kinase 3 isoform X1 — MRGPRCRSALAAFALLVLLGVAAGGPEPPPPGDAAAVEAVFGLGAAAAPAALPAGSADVTVEDDEAGVAPAAPGEQEPEESGEARTGGRSLVIISTLDGRIAALDPENSGRKQWDLDVGSGSLVSSSLSKPEVFGNKMIIPSLDGDLFQWDRDRESMEAVPFTVESLLESSYKFGEDVVLVGGKSLTTYGLSSYSGKVKYICSAMGCRRWDDDETEQEETLLLHRTQKTVRAVGPRSGNEKWNFSVGHFELRYVPDIETRAGYIESNFKSNMNKEETKIISDVDEQEAMMKDTVIKVSVADWKVMAFNKQGGHLEWEYQFCTPIASAWLVKDGKVIPISLFDDTSYTANNEVLEDEEDLVEAARGATESSVYLGMYRGQLYLQSSVRISEKFPTNPKALESRNDNAIIPLPKIKWKPLIHSPSRTPVLVGSDEFDKCLSNDKYSHEEYSNGALSVLQYPYDNGYYLPYYKRERNKRSTQITVRFFDDTNYKNIRKKDPVLLLHWWKEIVGTIIFCIVATTFIVRKLFHPHPYSRLRKESETQCQTDSKYEPTCGDVKDSSWSDVKNSGYVSRYLTDFEPIQCLGRGGFGVVFEARNKVDDCNYAIKRIRLPNRELAREKVMREVKALAKLEHPGIVRYFNAWLEAPPERWQEKMDEQWLKDESTDWPLSSPSPMDVPSFKIRTEPFSTKEHIEVIATSSERVRSVGIPCGQSDSSGSQFSPLEFSAMDNRDNQSEDLLLNLQDSVLTGCDVEDSTINNNELDHSLEICSSAVPVVHLREGTSSSIVFEDSGCGNASSKEDKVDVSHDESLSEVKAKSTKESDNKKSASGSPLSVSPPRPTSLSLDLSKNTVEKVKPTSPKVYLYIQMQLCRKENLKDWMSRRCMIEERERTECLQIFLQIAEAVDFLHSKGLMHRDLKPSNIFFTMDDIVKVGDFGLVTAMDQDEEEESVLTPMPAYARHTGQVGTKLYMSPEQICGNTYSHKVDIFSLGLILFELLYPFSTQMERVRTLSDVRNLKFPPLFTQKYAQEYTMVKDMLSPSPTERPEAAAIIENPVFEDLELPPKPVLRQRSRTMSLSGNKHSRQPSK; from the exons ATCTCTAGTAATTATCAGCACTTTGGATGGACGAATTGCTGCACTGGATCCAGAAAACAGTGGGAGAAAACAGTGGGATCTGGATGTGGGATCAGGTTCTCTTGTGTCATCCAGTCTCAGTAAACCAGAG GTATTTGGAAATAAGATGATAATCCCTTCCTTGGATGGGGACCTTTTCCAGTGGGATCGGGATCGAGAGAGCATGGAAGCAGTTCCTTTCACAGTTGAATCTCTTCTTGAGTCATCCTACAAATTTGGCGAGGACGTTGTCTTAGTCGGGGGAAAGTCTTTGACGACCTATGGGCTGAGCTCATACTCAGGGAAG GTGAAGTACATCTGCTCAGCTATGGGCTGTCGCCGGTGGGATGACGATGAAACAGAACAGGAAGAGACGCTCCTATTACACCGAACCCAGAAAACAGTCCGTGCGGTTGGACCACGCAGTGGCAATGAAAA gtGGAATTTCAGTGTTGGTCACTTTGAGCTGCGCTATGTCCCAGATATTGAAACTAGAGCAGGATATATTGAGAgcaattttaaatcaaatatgaacaaggaagaaacaaaaattatttcgGATGTGGATGAGCAGGAAGCCATGATGAAAGATACAGTGATAAAGGTCTCAGTAGCTGACTGGAAGGTGATGGCTTTTAACAAACAAGGAGGACATCTGGAATGGGAATACCAG TTTTGCACTCCAATTGCTTCTGCATGGCTGGTTAAGGATGGCAAAGTAATTCCAATCAGTCTATTTGATGACACAAGTTACACTGCGAACAATGAAGTATTGGAAGATGAGGAAGATCTTGTGGAAGCTGCCAGAGGGGCCACAGAATCCAGTGTCTATTTGG GTATGTACAGGGGCCAGTTGTATCTTCAGTCATCAGTCAGAATTTCTGAGAAATTCCCAACCAACCCAAAGGCTCTGGAATCCAGGAACGATAATGCAATTATTCCTCTCCCCAAAATCAAATGGAAACCTTTAATTC ATTCTCCTTCCAGGACTCCAGTGTTGGTGGGGTCTGATGAGTTTGATAAGTGTCTCAGCAATGACAAGTATTCTCATGAAGAGTACAGTAATGGAGCACTTTCAGTTCTGCAGTATCCGTATG ATAATGGTTATTACTTACCCTACtacaagagagagagaaataaacgtAGCACCCAGATCACTGTCAGATTTTTTGATGATACAAATTACAAAAACATTCGCAAAAAAGATCCTGTTCTTCTGCTTCACTGGTGGAAAGAAATTGTTGGCACCATTATATTTTGCATTGTGGCCACAACTTTTATTGTACGCAAACTCTTCCATCCGCATCCTTACAGCAga CTGCGGAAGGAATCTGAAACACAGTGTCAGACTGATAGTAAATATGAGCCCACTTGTGGAGATGTTAAAGACAGCAGCTGGAGTGATGTCAAGAACTCTGGATATGTGTCAAG ATACCTGACAGATTTTGAACCAATTCAATGTCTGGGTCGTGGAGGTTTTGGAGTAGTTTTTGAAGCCAGAAATAAAGTGGATGACTGCAACTATGCTATCAAACGTATCCGTTTACCTAACAG GGAGCTGGCTCGTGAAAAGGTGATGCGGGAAGTCAAAGCGTTAGCTAAACTTGAGCATCCGGGTATTGTTCGGTATTTTAACGCGTGGCTGGAAGCTCCACCTGAGAGATGGCAGGAAAAGATGGATGAACAGTGGTTAAAAGATGAAAG CACTGATTGGCCACTCAGTTCTCCCAGTCCGATGGATGTCCCATCATTTAAGATCAGAACAGAGCCATTTTCTACAAAGGAGCACATTGAAGTTATTGCCACTTCATCGGAGAGGGTAAGGTCCGTGGGAATACCCTGTGGTCAGTCTGATTCATCCGGAAGCCAGTTTTCTCCTCTGGAATTTTCTGCCATGGACAACAGGGACAACCAGTCAGAAGATCTGCTATTAAACCTTCAGGACAGCGTCCTTACAGGCTGTGATGTAGAAGACAGTACTATCAACAATAATGAGCTGGATCACTCCTTGGAAATTTGCTCTTCAGCTGTTCCTGTTGTACACCTGAGGGAAGGGACCTCCTCTTCTATTGTGTTTGAGGATTCTGGGTGTGGAAATGCTTCTAGTAAGGAGGATAAAGTTGATGTTTCGCATGATGAGAGTCTTTCTGAGGTTAAGGCAAAAAGTACAAAGGAATCTGATAACAAGAAGTCTGCTTCAGGAAGTCCCCTCTCTGTTTCTCCACCAAGGCCAACAAGTTTAAGCCTGGACCTTTctaaaaatactgtagaaaaagTCAAGCCCACCTCTCCAAAGGTGTATCTTTACATCCAGATGCAGCTCTGCCGGAAAGAGAACCTTAAAGACTGGATGAGCAGAAGATGCATGatagaggagagggaaaggacaGAGTGTCTGCAGATATTTCTGCAGATAGCTGAAGCAGTTGACTTTCTGCATAGCAAAGGATTAATGCACAGGGATCTCAAG CCTTCCAATATATTTTTCACAATGGATGACATAGTAAAGGTTGGGGATTTTGGACTGGTAACTGCTATGGAccaagatgaggaggaggaatcAGTACTTACCCCAATGCCAGCTTATGCCAGGCACACAGGACAAGTAGGGACCAAACTCTACATGAGCCCAGAACAG aTCTGTGGGAACACCTATTCACACAAAGTGGATATCTTTTCTCTGGGACTCATTCTCTTTGAGCTGCTTTACCCTTTCAGCACACAGATGGAGAGAGTCAGG ACCTTAAGCGATGTTAGAAATTTGAAGTTTCCACCATTGTTCACTCAGAAATATGCACAAGAG taCACCATGGTGAAGGACATGCTTTCTCCAAGTCCCACTGAAAGACCAGAGGCTGCAGCAATCATTGAAAATCCTGTATTTGAAGACTTGGAACTCCCACCAAAACCAGTGCTTAGGCAGAGGTCACGGACAATGAGTTTATCAGGAAATAAGCATTCCAGACAACCAAGCAAATAA
- the EIF2AK3 gene encoding eukaryotic translation initiation factor 2-alpha kinase 3 isoform X2 — protein MIIPSLDGDLFQWDRDRESMEAVPFTVESLLESSYKFGEDVVLVGGKSLTTYGLSSYSGKVKYICSAMGCRRWDDDETEQEETLLLHRTQKTVRAVGPRSGNEKWNFSVGHFELRYVPDIETRAGYIESNFKSNMNKEETKIISDVDEQEAMMKDTVIKVSVADWKVMAFNKQGGHLEWEYQFCTPIASAWLVKDGKVIPISLFDDTSYTANNEVLEDEEDLVEAARGATESSVYLGMYRGQLYLQSSVRISEKFPTNPKALESRNDNAIIPLPKIKWKPLIHSPSRTPVLVGSDEFDKCLSNDKYSHEEYSNGALSVLQYPYDNGYYLPYYKRERNKRSTQITVRFFDDTNYKNIRKKDPVLLLHWWKEIVGTIIFCIVATTFIVRKLFHPHPYSRLRKESETQCQTDSKYEPTCGDVKDSSWSDVKNSGYVSRYLTDFEPIQCLGRGGFGVVFEARNKVDDCNYAIKRIRLPNRELAREKVMREVKALAKLEHPGIVRYFNAWLEAPPERWQEKMDEQWLKDESTDWPLSSPSPMDVPSFKIRTEPFSTKEHIEVIATSSERVRSVGIPCGQSDSSGSQFSPLEFSAMDNRDNQSEDLLLNLQDSVLTGCDVEDSTINNNELDHSLEICSSAVPVVHLREGTSSSIVFEDSGCGNASSKEDKVDVSHDESLSEVKAKSTKESDNKKSASGSPLSVSPPRPTSLSLDLSKNTVEKVKPTSPKVYLYIQMQLCRKENLKDWMSRRCMIEERERTECLQIFLQIAEAVDFLHSKGLMHRDLKPSNIFFTMDDIVKVGDFGLVTAMDQDEEEESVLTPMPAYARHTGQVGTKLYMSPEQICGNTYSHKVDIFSLGLILFELLYPFSTQMERVRTLSDVRNLKFPPLFTQKYAQEYTMVKDMLSPSPTERPEAAAIIENPVFEDLELPPKPVLRQRSRTMSLSGNKHSRQPSK, from the exons ATGATAATCCCTTCCTTGGATGGGGACCTTTTCCAGTGGGATCGGGATCGAGAGAGCATGGAAGCAGTTCCTTTCACAGTTGAATCTCTTCTTGAGTCATCCTACAAATTTGGCGAGGACGTTGTCTTAGTCGGGGGAAAGTCTTTGACGACCTATGGGCTGAGCTCATACTCAGGGAAG GTGAAGTACATCTGCTCAGCTATGGGCTGTCGCCGGTGGGATGACGATGAAACAGAACAGGAAGAGACGCTCCTATTACACCGAACCCAGAAAACAGTCCGTGCGGTTGGACCACGCAGTGGCAATGAAAA gtGGAATTTCAGTGTTGGTCACTTTGAGCTGCGCTATGTCCCAGATATTGAAACTAGAGCAGGATATATTGAGAgcaattttaaatcaaatatgaacaaggaagaaacaaaaattatttcgGATGTGGATGAGCAGGAAGCCATGATGAAAGATACAGTGATAAAGGTCTCAGTAGCTGACTGGAAGGTGATGGCTTTTAACAAACAAGGAGGACATCTGGAATGGGAATACCAG TTTTGCACTCCAATTGCTTCTGCATGGCTGGTTAAGGATGGCAAAGTAATTCCAATCAGTCTATTTGATGACACAAGTTACACTGCGAACAATGAAGTATTGGAAGATGAGGAAGATCTTGTGGAAGCTGCCAGAGGGGCCACAGAATCCAGTGTCTATTTGG GTATGTACAGGGGCCAGTTGTATCTTCAGTCATCAGTCAGAATTTCTGAGAAATTCCCAACCAACCCAAAGGCTCTGGAATCCAGGAACGATAATGCAATTATTCCTCTCCCCAAAATCAAATGGAAACCTTTAATTC ATTCTCCTTCCAGGACTCCAGTGTTGGTGGGGTCTGATGAGTTTGATAAGTGTCTCAGCAATGACAAGTATTCTCATGAAGAGTACAGTAATGGAGCACTTTCAGTTCTGCAGTATCCGTATG ATAATGGTTATTACTTACCCTACtacaagagagagagaaataaacgtAGCACCCAGATCACTGTCAGATTTTTTGATGATACAAATTACAAAAACATTCGCAAAAAAGATCCTGTTCTTCTGCTTCACTGGTGGAAAGAAATTGTTGGCACCATTATATTTTGCATTGTGGCCACAACTTTTATTGTACGCAAACTCTTCCATCCGCATCCTTACAGCAga CTGCGGAAGGAATCTGAAACACAGTGTCAGACTGATAGTAAATATGAGCCCACTTGTGGAGATGTTAAAGACAGCAGCTGGAGTGATGTCAAGAACTCTGGATATGTGTCAAG ATACCTGACAGATTTTGAACCAATTCAATGTCTGGGTCGTGGAGGTTTTGGAGTAGTTTTTGAAGCCAGAAATAAAGTGGATGACTGCAACTATGCTATCAAACGTATCCGTTTACCTAACAG GGAGCTGGCTCGTGAAAAGGTGATGCGGGAAGTCAAAGCGTTAGCTAAACTTGAGCATCCGGGTATTGTTCGGTATTTTAACGCGTGGCTGGAAGCTCCACCTGAGAGATGGCAGGAAAAGATGGATGAACAGTGGTTAAAAGATGAAAG CACTGATTGGCCACTCAGTTCTCCCAGTCCGATGGATGTCCCATCATTTAAGATCAGAACAGAGCCATTTTCTACAAAGGAGCACATTGAAGTTATTGCCACTTCATCGGAGAGGGTAAGGTCCGTGGGAATACCCTGTGGTCAGTCTGATTCATCCGGAAGCCAGTTTTCTCCTCTGGAATTTTCTGCCATGGACAACAGGGACAACCAGTCAGAAGATCTGCTATTAAACCTTCAGGACAGCGTCCTTACAGGCTGTGATGTAGAAGACAGTACTATCAACAATAATGAGCTGGATCACTCCTTGGAAATTTGCTCTTCAGCTGTTCCTGTTGTACACCTGAGGGAAGGGACCTCCTCTTCTATTGTGTTTGAGGATTCTGGGTGTGGAAATGCTTCTAGTAAGGAGGATAAAGTTGATGTTTCGCATGATGAGAGTCTTTCTGAGGTTAAGGCAAAAAGTACAAAGGAATCTGATAACAAGAAGTCTGCTTCAGGAAGTCCCCTCTCTGTTTCTCCACCAAGGCCAACAAGTTTAAGCCTGGACCTTTctaaaaatactgtagaaaaagTCAAGCCCACCTCTCCAAAGGTGTATCTTTACATCCAGATGCAGCTCTGCCGGAAAGAGAACCTTAAAGACTGGATGAGCAGAAGATGCATGatagaggagagggaaaggacaGAGTGTCTGCAGATATTTCTGCAGATAGCTGAAGCAGTTGACTTTCTGCATAGCAAAGGATTAATGCACAGGGATCTCAAG CCTTCCAATATATTTTTCACAATGGATGACATAGTAAAGGTTGGGGATTTTGGACTGGTAACTGCTATGGAccaagatgaggaggaggaatcAGTACTTACCCCAATGCCAGCTTATGCCAGGCACACAGGACAAGTAGGGACCAAACTCTACATGAGCCCAGAACAG aTCTGTGGGAACACCTATTCACACAAAGTGGATATCTTTTCTCTGGGACTCATTCTCTTTGAGCTGCTTTACCCTTTCAGCACACAGATGGAGAGAGTCAGG ACCTTAAGCGATGTTAGAAATTTGAAGTTTCCACCATTGTTCACTCAGAAATATGCACAAGAG taCACCATGGTGAAGGACATGCTTTCTCCAAGTCCCACTGAAAGACCAGAGGCTGCAGCAATCATTGAAAATCCTGTATTTGAAGACTTGGAACTCCCACCAAAACCAGTGCTTAGGCAGAGGTCACGGACAATGAGTTTATCAGGAAATAAGCATTCCAGACAACCAAGCAAATAA